The following proteins are co-located in the Castanea sativa cultivar Marrone di Chiusa Pesio chromosome 8, ASM4071231v1 genome:
- the LOC142607663 gene encoding uncharacterized protein LOC142607663, protein MGSVVLFLTLTLLAVTSSTVKSCPPSDRAALLAFKAALHEPYLGIFNSWTGSDCCHNWYGVSCDPETHRVADINLRGESEDPIFERAHRTGYMTGYISPAICKLTRLSSITIADWKGISGEIPDCITSLPFLRILDLIGNKISGDIPADIGRLTRLTVLNVADNFISGTIPPSITNISSLMHLDLRNNKLWGEIPRNFGRLRMLSRALLSRNQLSGKIPSSISKIYRLADLDLSLNSLSGPIPDSLGRMSVLGTLNLDGNKISGTIPVSLLNSRISNLNLSKNAIQGQIPDVFGPRSYFTALDLAYNNLKGPIPKSIISASYIGHLDLSHNHLCGPIPAGSPFNHLEASSFVYNDCLCGKPLKAC, encoded by the coding sequence ATGGGCAgtgtggttttgtttttaacGTTAACATTGCTCGCCGTCACTTCTTCCACCGTTAAGTCCTGCCCGCCGTCAGACCGGGCAGCACTGTTAGCTTTCAAAGCTGCCCTCCACGAGCCTTATTTGGGCATCTTCAATTCATGGACGGGCAGCGACTGTTGCCACAACTGGTACGGCGTTAGTTGCGACCCGGAAACCCATCGGGTCGCCGATATAAACCTCCGTGGAGAGTCCGAAGACCCGATTTTCGAACGGGCTCACCGAACCGGGTACATGACCGGGTACATCTCACCCGCTATTTGCAAGCTCACGCGCCTCTCTTCTATTACTATCGCCGATTGGAAGGGAATTTCGGGCGAGATTCCGGATTGTATTACGTCGCTTCCTTTTCTCCGAATCTTGGATCTTATCGGAAACAAGATTTCCGGCGATATTCCGGCCGATATCGGGAGGCTGACGAGGCTCACTGTTCTCAACGTGGCCGATAATTTTATCTCCGGGACAATCCCACCTTCTATAACGAATATCTCCAGCTTGATGCACTTGGATCTCCGAAACAACAAACTTTGGGGCGAGATACCCCGAAATTTCGGCCGACTCAGAATGCTGAGCCGGGCTTTACTGAGCCGAAACCAGCTTTCCGGGAAAATCCCAAGTTCCATTTCGAAAATTTACCGCCTTGCAGATCTGGATCTCTCTTTGAATTCACTCTCCGGTCCGATACCGGACTCGCTCGGCCGAATGTCGGTTCTCGGAACTTTGAACCTGGATGGCAATAAAATTTCGGGTACCATACCGGTGAGTTTGCTCAACTCGAGGATAAGTAACTTGAACCTGAGCAAAAATGCGATCCAGGGTCAAATACCGGACGTTTTCGGGCCGAGATCGTACTTTACCGCGCTGGATTTAGCGTATAATAATTTGAAGGGTCCGATACCGAAATCGATAATATCGGCTTCGTATATCGGACACTTGGATTTGAGCCATAACCACCTTTGTGGCCCAATACCGGCTGGGTCTCCGTTCAATCACCTTGAAGCGTCGTCGTTTGTTTATAATGATTGTCTTTGTGGGAAGCCATTAAAAGCTtgctag
- the LOC142608425 gene encoding large ribosomal subunit protein eL31-like, producing MVEKTRKEEVVSREYTINLHKRLHGCTFKKKAPKAIKEIRKFAQKAMGTTDVRVDVKLNKLIWSHGIRSVPRRIRVRISRKRNDEEDAKEELYSLVTVTEIPPEGLKGLGTKVIEGDD from the exons ATGGTGGAAAAGACAAGAAAAGAGGAGGTCGTCAGCCGAGAGTACACTATCAATCTCCACAAGCGCCTTCATGGATG CACATTCAAAAAGAAGGCTCCAAAGGCCATAAAGGAGATTAGGAAGTTTGCCCAGAAGGCTATGGGAACAACAGATGTCAGGGTGGATGTGAAGCTTAACAAGCTAATATGGAGCCATGGGATCCGAAGTGTGCCTAGGAGGATTCGTGTTCGCATTTCCCGGAAAAGAAATGATGAGGAAGATGCCAAGGAGGAGCTGTATTCACTAGTCACTGTCACTGAGATTCCACCTGAGGGTTTGAAGGGATTGGGCACGAAGGTCATTGAAGGAGATGATTGA